One window of the Clostridium sp. MB40-C1 genome contains the following:
- a CDS encoding methyl-accepting chemotaxis protein: protein MEKTWTFSVGKIHKVNYITIIGICLLMTITSMAMVNFQVNMDELLPFIIVAIVSTIIYFLPIKDMIKAITFSSVIILSNFGYFLLGNFSPKTIASDVLVFVAGIICATLYFRKELLVINAVLLDICVVILFFVNPISILSENFSYSNMLNLFVVLNGIMILIYCLTSWGGKLIKSANNKSLESKELVDKLDTLLLNIKHSTNDLDSNIEIFSEDIMLVNGTSNDINNTMCQINIAVQEIVKSISDINIRINKSNSSLEKVGDMSRKISIMANEMQENFIDESEKINSMNSTMKTIKGAVEVSLDTVNTLKSSIEKINSEINSIYKISAQTNLLSLNASIEAARAGEHGKGFSIVAEEVKKLADQSK from the coding sequence ATGGAGAAAACTTGGACTTTTAGCGTTGGAAAAATACATAAAGTAAATTATATAACTATAATAGGAATTTGTTTACTTATGACTATAACTAGTATGGCAATGGTTAACTTTCAAGTAAATATGGATGAGTTATTGCCATTTATAATAGTAGCTATAGTTTCAACAATAATATATTTTTTACCAATAAAAGATATGATAAAGGCTATAACATTTAGTTCAGTTATAATACTTTCAAACTTTGGATATTTTTTATTAGGAAACTTTAGTCCAAAAACTATTGCTTCTGATGTATTAGTTTTTGTTGCAGGAATTATATGTGCAACATTATATTTTAGAAAAGAGTTGTTAGTTATAAATGCAGTGCTTCTAGATATATGTGTTGTAATTTTATTTTTTGTTAATCCTATAAGCATTTTAAGTGAGAATTTTTCATATTCAAATATGTTAAATCTTTTTGTGGTATTAAATGGTATTATGATTTTAATTTATTGCCTTACTAGTTGGGGAGGTAAACTAATTAAGTCAGCAAACAATAAATCACTAGAGAGTAAAGAGTTAGTTGATAAATTAGATACACTTTTATTAAATATTAAACATAGCACTAATGATTTAGATAGCAATATAGAGATTTTTTCTGAAGATATTATGCTTGTTAACGGAACTAGTAATGATATAAATAATACTATGTGTCAAATAAATATTGCAGTTCAAGAAATAGTAAAGAGTATATCAGATATAAATATAAGAATAAATAAATCAAATTCTTCATTGGAAAAAGTTGGTGATATGTCTCGTAAAATATCTATAATGGCAAATGAAATGCAAGAGAATTTTATTGATGAATCTGAAAAAATTAATTCTATGAATAGTACTATGAAAACCATAAAAGGAGCTGTGGAAGTATCGCTAGACACAGTTAATACGTTAAAAAGCAGTATTGAAAAAATAAATTCTGAAATTAATAGTATTTATAAAATTTCAGCTCAAACTAATTTATTATCATTAAATGCAAGTATTGAAGCTGCTAGGGCCGGTGAACATGGCAAGGGATTTTCAATAGTTGCAGAAGAAGTTAAGAAATTAGCAGATCAAAGTAAGTGA